Proteins from a genomic interval of Candidatus Rubidus massiliensis:
- the pncC gene encoding Nicotinamide-nucleotide amidohydrolase PncC yields MFSLEQKILQLFSINNWTLSCAESCTGGQIAAQLTKAPNASCVFVGSVVAYSNPFKQKVLQVCPSLITKYSPVSFQVAEAMAEGIMDLTQSTIAISTTGIAGPGGGTATNPIGTVWIGLKKKEYPPFSKKIHLIGSREEIIINASNFALLTLYEWLNGIE; encoded by the coding sequence ATGTTTAGTTTGGAGCAAAAAATTTTACAATTATTTTCAATAAATAATTGGACTTTAAGTTGCGCCGAATCTTGTACCGGAGGACAGATAGCCGCTCAACTAACAAAAGCGCCTAACGCTTCTTGCGTTTTTGTCGGTTCAGTTGTGGCTTATAGTAATCCTTTCAAACAAAAAGTTTTGCAAGTTTGTCCAAGCCTTATAACTAAATATTCTCCAGTCAGTTTTCAAGTGGCAGAAGCAATGGCTGAAGGGATAATGGATTTAACGCAAAGTACAATCGCAATTTCAACGACTGGAATTGCAGGTCCAGGCGGTGGCACTGCAACAAATCCAATAGGTACAGTTTGGATAGGTTTAAAAAAAAAAGAATATCCCCCTTTTTCAAAAAAAATACACTTAATTGGGTCGAGAGAAGAAATCATAATAAACGCTTCAAATTTCGCTTTACTCACCCTTTATGAGTGGTTAAATGGTATAGAATAA
- the rlmL_1 gene encoding Ribosomal RNA large subunit methyltransferase K/L, which translates to MENYYLLLDSGNGQKLEQFGSFTLIRPCAQAVWNPVNPEAWKNADAIFTREGNNKWLNKNRLPSIWEIRVANILFKIETTDFGHLGIFPEQQLFWQWIQEKISSQPNPEKIQVLNLFAYSGGSTLAAAKAGAQVCHLDASKGMVAWARENAQKNGLSNAPIRWIVDDATKFLQRELKRENFYDAIILDPPTFGRGAKGEVFKIEEDIIPLLNLCKSLLKEKPLFILFSCHTPGFSNLVMHHLLSQVTKDLRGSIDYGEMIIPSNTSFSLPSGTFARWQSG; encoded by the coding sequence ATGGAAAATTATTATTTATTACTAGACAGTGGAAATGGACAAAAATTAGAGCAATTTGGTTCATTCACCCTTATTAGACCTTGTGCACAAGCGGTATGGAATCCTGTAAACCCCGAAGCTTGGAAGAATGCCGACGCAATTTTTACAAGAGAAGGCAACAATAAATGGCTCAATAAAAATCGTCTTCCTTCTATTTGGGAAATTCGAGTTGCTAATATACTTTTTAAAATTGAAACAACTGATTTTGGACATTTGGGTATATTCCCAGAGCAACAATTGTTTTGGCAATGGATTCAAGAAAAGATTAGCTCTCAACCTAATCCTGAAAAAATTCAAGTATTAAATCTGTTTGCTTATTCAGGAGGGTCTACCTTAGCAGCAGCAAAAGCTGGTGCTCAAGTATGTCATTTAGATGCATCAAAAGGTATGGTTGCTTGGGCAAGAGAAAATGCACAAAAAAATGGCCTAAGCAATGCACCTATCCGCTGGATTGTGGACGACGCAACTAAATTTTTACAAAGAGAATTGAAACGAGAGAATTTTTACGATGCAATTATCCTAGATCCACCGACTTTTGGAAGAGGGGCAAAAGGGGAAGTTTTTAAAATTGAAGAAGATATTATACCTCTTTTAAATTTATGCAAAAGCCTTCTAAAAGAAAAACCTCTTTTTATCTTGTTTTCTTGTCACACACCGGGATTTAGTAATCTAGTTATGCATCACTTACTAAGCCAAGTAACAAAAGATTTGAGGGGATCTATTGATTATGGTGAAATGATTATACCCTCTAATACGAGCTTTTCACTGCCAAGCGGAACATTTGCAAGGTGGCAAAGTGGATAA
- the aviRb gene encoding 23S rRNA (uridine(2479)-2'-O)-methyltransferase, with protein sequence MDKLTSFQNPKIKQVLHLREKRERDKSNLFLIEGYRELSRAVENKQVIEILFICEELFLGENEFSLIKKIRAQGASIYPCDEKVFRKISYRDRPDGLIAISKQYKKALSDITFKNKNPFLVVAEAIEKPGNLGTILRSSDAVGVDALIVCDQCTDVFNPNVVRASVGTLFSVPVVGASTSDAIHWLKKNKIKIVAATPSAKEEFTKVDLTYPIAIAVGTEQLGLSKAWMEQADIQVKIPMLGIADSLNVAMATTLLLYEAQRQRSL encoded by the coding sequence GTGGATAAATTAACAAGTTTTCAAAATCCGAAAATTAAACAAGTATTACACCTTCGAGAAAAAAGAGAACGAGATAAATCCAATCTTTTCCTTATAGAAGGGTATAGAGAATTATCAAGAGCCGTCGAAAATAAACAAGTAATTGAAATATTGTTTATATGTGAAGAACTTTTTTTAGGAGAAAATGAATTTTCTCTTATAAAAAAAATAAGAGCTCAAGGCGCAAGTATTTATCCTTGTGATGAAAAAGTATTTAGAAAAATATCTTATCGCGATCGTCCGGATGGTTTAATTGCCATTTCAAAGCAATATAAAAAAGCACTTTCGGACATCACCTTTAAAAATAAGAACCCTTTTCTTGTTGTAGCTGAAGCTATAGAAAAACCTGGAAATTTAGGCACAATATTAAGATCTTCTGATGCGGTAGGAGTCGATGCGCTAATAGTTTGTGATCAATGCACAGATGTATTCAACCCAAATGTAGTTAGGGCAAGTGTTGGAACGTTATTTAGCGTTCCAGTTGTAGGCGCATCAACAAGTGATGCTATCCATTGGTTAAAAAAAAATAAGATTAAAATTGTTGCAGCAACTCCGAGTGCAAAAGAAGAATTTACAAAAGTAGATTTGACTTATCCCATTGCTATAGCTGTAGGAACAGAGCAGCTCGGGTTATCAAAAGCCTGGATGGAACAAGCTGACATTCAAGTGAAAATTCCAATGCTTGGTATTGCCGATTCATTAAATGTTGCTATGGCGACAACTCTTCTTTTGTACGAAGCGCAAAGGCAACGTTCTCTATGA
- the rluC_1 gene encoding Ribosomal large subunit pseudouridine synthase C yields the protein MNPFVLFEDNHLLVVNKPVNFLTQPANGQDNLEDFFKGFLKTKYNKSGNVFLHAIHRLDRPVSGVVVLAKTSKSLARLQKSIREKKTKKKYYALINGVIENKTGTLKNKLIHGDYKAYESKEGKEAILHYKVIKECGQISLIEVDLDTGRYHQIRCQFALAGYPLLGDSLYGSTKRFIENGIALHHFSFSIPHPISSNIETYLAPLPDYWNSFLSK from the coding sequence ATGAACCCGTTTGTTCTTTTCGAAGATAACCATTTGTTAGTCGTTAATAAGCCTGTCAATTTTTTAACTCAGCCAGCCAATGGTCAAGATAACTTAGAAGACTTTTTTAAGGGTTTTTTAAAAACTAAATATAATAAATCAGGCAATGTTTTTTTACATGCTATCCATCGATTAGATAGACCGGTTAGTGGGGTAGTGGTACTTGCAAAAACCAGTAAAAGTTTAGCTAGGCTTCAAAAAAGCATTCGAGAAAAAAAGACTAAAAAAAAATATTATGCTTTGATTAATGGGGTTATCGAAAATAAAACCGGCACCTTAAAAAATAAATTGATTCACGGCGATTATAAAGCTTATGAAAGTAAAGAAGGAAAAGAAGCTATACTCCACTATAAGGTTATAAAAGAATGTGGCCAAATTAGCTTAATAGAAGTTGATTTAGATACGGGGCGTTACCATCAAATCCGTTGTCAGTTTGCATTAGCTGGTTACCCTCTGCTTGGTGATAGCTTATATGGCAGTACCAAAAGATTTATAGAAAACGGTATTGCGTTACATCACTTTAGCTTTTCAATTCCTCATCCAATATCTTCAAATATAGAGACTTATTTAGCTCCACTGCCAGATTATTGGAATTCTTTCCTTTCAAAATAA
- the yohD gene encoding Inner membrane protein YohD, whose product MDLLPDNNTLWYWLNAYGSISLFFLLAVGIIALPVPEETLMVLAGTAMEQGYLPIVFTILAAYLGSVCGITVSYLLGKTFGIWLLHKYGKWFFLTEKKIAKGHEWFEKYGKWSLVIGYFIPGVRHFTGFIAGTAALEYKHFAFFAYLGAFFWVSTFLSIGYFFGSYGLEWLNTVEIDVDGLTALAIVLCVIIIFVYFRWKKS is encoded by the coding sequence ATGGACTTATTACCTGATAACAATACTTTATGGTATTGGTTGAATGCCTATGGAAGTATTTCGTTATTTTTCTTGTTAGCAGTTGGTATTATCGCACTACCAGTACCGGAAGAAACATTAATGGTATTAGCAGGTACGGCAATGGAGCAAGGTTATCTTCCAATCGTTTTTACTATTTTAGCCGCTTATTTAGGTAGTGTTTGTGGAATTACAGTAAGCTATCTCTTAGGAAAAACCTTTGGAATTTGGTTATTGCACAAATATGGCAAATGGTTTTTTTTGACAGAGAAGAAAATAGCAAAAGGGCATGAATGGTTTGAAAAATACGGAAAATGGTCTTTAGTAATTGGATATTTTATTCCAGGAGTTAGACATTTTACAGGCTTTATTGCAGGTACAGCTGCTTTAGAATATAAACATTTTGCCTTTTTTGCTTACTTAGGGGCATTTTTTTGGGTGAGCACATTTTTATCAATAGGGTACTTTTTTGGAAGTTATGGATTAGAATGGCTAAATACAGTTGAAATCGATGTAGATGGTTTAACAGCTCTTGCAATCGTGCTCTGTGTAATCATTATTTTTGTATATTTCAGATGGAAAAAAAGTTAA
- the gmhA gene encoding Phosphoheptose isomerase — protein sequence MSFNQIQVSLEASKSAIAQLELPHNQKFIHDLAHLLCDTFKSGNKIIIAGNGGSLCDAAHFAEELTGFFREKRKALPAIALSEPGHLSCVGNDLGFDFVFSRGVEAFGKPGDVFIGLTTSGKSLNIIHAFETAKSKQLKTVLFLGKDGGQLKGLADLELLITNFTTSDRIQEAHMTAIHVAIEIMELLLFSTIPQVELTFA from the coding sequence ATGAGTTTTAACCAAATCCAAGTTTCATTAGAAGCTAGTAAAAGTGCCATTGCGCAATTAGAATTACCCCATAATCAAAAATTTATTCATGATTTAGCGCATCTACTTTGCGATACTTTTAAAAGTGGAAATAAAATCATTATAGCAGGCAATGGCGGAAGTTTATGTGATGCAGCTCATTTTGCTGAAGAGCTGACTGGTTTTTTTAGAGAAAAGCGAAAAGCACTACCCGCCATTGCCTTGTCTGAGCCGGGACATCTTTCGTGTGTGGGGAATGATTTAGGTTTTGATTTTGTTTTTTCGAGAGGAGTGGAAGCTTTTGGAAAACCAGGGGATGTATTTATCGGGCTGACAACGAGCGGTAAATCCTTAAATATTATCCATGCTTTTGAAACAGCTAAATCTAAACAATTAAAAACCGTCTTATTTTTAGGAAAAGATGGCGGGCAATTAAAAGGGTTAGCTGACTTAGAACTTTTAATTACTAATTTTACGACCTCGGATCGCATTCAAGAAGCTCATATGACAGCTATCCATGTAGCCATAGAAATAATGGAATTATTATTATTTAGTACAATTCCTCAGGTTGAACTAACTTTTGCTTAA
- the lpxK gene encoding Tetraacyldisaccharide 4'-kinase: MKKKIENYFIKIINGTNKSILSCFFRFFLRILSYFFQIIVSVRNFAFDKKLLRQYYPPVPVIISVGNIVAGGAGKTPATLLLAKQFYETFHLAILSRGYKSPAEHLPVPIMLSKGNGPMHPASYCGDEPYLLSQNLPKAFVFVGKDRHKSSDMAVRVGSQVIFLDDGMQHRRLARDFEVVVIDSKDPFGMGFFLPRGFLREGVKSLSRANLIILNHINDNAQFETLKKTITRYSKAPIIGTKMKVVQLKDLAGNNLESIASKKVGLFCGIAHPQYFLQTVEDLKAEVVDSYYLSDHSAFDYFSLDAFAKQCKSKGAEYLVCTEKDRVKINTTINCSLPIIWIQSQLEVVEGQEEWEQFLDKVRSDLLLRI; the protein is encoded by the coding sequence ATGAAAAAAAAAATAGAAAATTATTTTATTAAGATTATTAATGGTACTAACAAATCCATTTTATCTTGTTTTTTTCGTTTTTTTTTAAGAATTCTCAGCTATTTTTTTCAAATTATTGTATCTGTTAGAAATTTTGCTTTTGATAAAAAATTACTAAGGCAATATTACCCACCAGTTCCAGTAATTATAAGTGTGGGTAATATCGTAGCTGGGGGAGCTGGCAAAACACCTGCTACTTTATTGTTAGCAAAACAGTTTTATGAAACATTCCATTTGGCTATTTTATCTAGGGGTTATAAATCTCCAGCTGAGCATTTACCAGTCCCTATTATGCTGAGTAAGGGAAATGGACCTATGCATCCTGCGAGCTATTGTGGCGATGAACCCTATTTGCTTTCGCAAAACTTACCAAAAGCGTTTGTTTTTGTAGGTAAAGATAGGCATAAGTCTTCTGATATGGCTGTAAGAGTCGGCTCTCAAGTTATTTTTTTAGATGATGGAATGCAACATAGAAGGCTAGCACGTGATTTTGAAGTAGTAGTAATAGATTCGAAAGATCCATTTGGGATGGGTTTTTTTTTACCGAGGGGATTTTTAAGAGAGGGTGTCAAATCATTATCTCGTGCAAATCTTATCATTTTAAATCATATAAATGATAATGCTCAATTTGAAACGTTAAAAAAAACTATTACTAGATACTCTAAGGCTCCTATCATTGGCACAAAAATGAAAGTTGTCCAGCTTAAGGATTTAGCAGGGAATAATCTTGAGTCAATTGCGTCAAAAAAAGTTGGGCTATTTTGTGGAATAGCACACCCTCAATATTTTTTACAAACAGTAGAAGATTTAAAAGCGGAAGTTGTCGATAGCTATTATTTATCCGATCACAGTGCCTTTGACTATTTTTCTTTAGATGCATTTGCAAAGCAGTGTAAGAGTAAAGGCGCAGAATATTTGGTTTGCACTGAAAAAGATCGCGTAAAAATTAACACCACCATCAACTGTAGCCTTCCCATTATCTGGATACAATCCCAATTAGAAGTTGTAGAAGGGCAAGAAGAATGGGAACAATTTTTAGATAAAGTGCGATCTGATCTCTTATTAAGAATTTAA